From a single Streptomyces sp. NBC_00377 genomic region:
- a CDS encoding MIP/aquaporin family protein — MSSSDIFIGETIGTAILILLGGGVCAAVTLKASKARNAGWLAITFGWGFAVLTAVYTSAPLSGAHLNPAVTLALAIKDDDWSNVPVYWAGQLLGAAIGAALVWVAYYGQFHAHLTDKEIVGDPAAEPAAAKSVEAREKGAGPVLGVFSTGPEIRVVWQNLATEIIGTIVLVLAVLTQGLNDKGNGLGTLGALITALVVVSIGLSLGGPTGYAINPARDLGPRIVHALLPLPNKGGSDWSYAWIPVVGPLVGGAIAAGIYNVAFA, encoded by the coding sequence GTGTCCAGCTCCGACATCTTCATCGGCGAGACCATCGGTACCGCCATACTCATCCTGCTCGGCGGTGGCGTCTGCGCCGCCGTCACGCTGAAGGCCTCCAAGGCCCGCAACGCCGGCTGGCTCGCCATCACCTTCGGGTGGGGTTTCGCCGTTCTGACGGCTGTCTACACCTCGGCGCCGCTCTCGGGCGCCCACCTCAACCCGGCGGTCACCCTCGCACTCGCGATCAAGGACGACGACTGGAGCAACGTTCCGGTCTACTGGGCCGGGCAGCTGCTCGGCGCCGCCATCGGCGCCGCCCTGGTCTGGGTCGCCTACTACGGTCAGTTCCACGCGCACCTCACCGACAAGGAGATCGTCGGCGACCCGGCCGCGGAGCCCGCGGCCGCCAAGTCCGTCGAGGCGCGGGAGAAGGGCGCAGGACCGGTCCTGGGCGTCTTCTCCACCGGTCCCGAGATCCGGGTCGTCTGGCAGAACCTCGCCACGGAGATCATCGGCACCATCGTGCTGGTCCTCGCCGTCCTCACCCAGGGCCTGAACGACAAGGGCAACGGCCTCGGCACCCTGGGCGCGCTGATCACCGCGCTCGTGGTGGTCTCGATCGGTCTGTCCCTCGGCGGCCCGACCGGCTACGCGATCAACCCGGCCCGCGACCTCGGCCCGCGCATCGTGCACGCACTCCTGCCCCTGCCCAACAAGGGCGGCTCCGACTGGAGCTACGCCTGGATACCGGTGGTCGGCCCGCTGGTCGGCGGCGCGATCGCCGCGGGCATCTACAACGTCGCTTTTGCTTGA
- a CDS encoding IclR family transcriptional regulator — MARNIQSVERAAAMLRLLAGGERRLGLSDIASSTGLAKGTAHGILRTLQQEGFVEQDDASGRYQLGAELLRLGTTYLDVHELRARALVWTDDLARSSGESVHLGVLHQQGVLIVHHVFRPDDSRQVLEIGAMQPLHSTALGKVLSAYDPVAHSEVLEAERKPFTDRTVCEPDAFERMLDLTRARGWAADVEETWEGVASIAAPIHDRRRMPVGAVGITGAVERLGRDGEVRPELIAAVRDCARAVSRDLGAGRF, encoded by the coding sequence ATGGCACGGAACATCCAGTCGGTCGAACGCGCGGCCGCGATGCTGCGGCTGCTCGCGGGTGGCGAACGGCGACTGGGCCTGTCGGACATCGCCTCGTCCACGGGCCTGGCCAAGGGCACCGCCCACGGCATCCTGCGCACCCTCCAGCAGGAGGGCTTCGTCGAGCAGGACGACGCGTCGGGGCGGTACCAGCTGGGCGCGGAGCTGCTGCGCCTCGGCACCACCTACCTGGACGTGCACGAGCTGCGCGCGCGTGCCCTGGTGTGGACGGACGACCTGGCCAGGTCCAGCGGCGAGAGCGTCCACCTGGGGGTGCTGCACCAGCAGGGCGTGCTGATCGTGCACCACGTCTTCCGGCCCGACGACAGCCGGCAGGTGCTGGAGATCGGGGCCATGCAGCCGCTGCACTCCACGGCCCTGGGCAAGGTGCTGTCGGCCTACGATCCGGTCGCCCACAGCGAGGTCCTGGAGGCCGAGCGCAAGCCGTTCACGGACCGCACGGTGTGCGAGCCGGACGCCTTCGAGCGCATGCTCGACCTCACGCGCGCGCGGGGCTGGGCGGCGGACGTCGAGGAGACCTGGGAGGGCGTCGCCTCGATCGCGGCGCCCATCCACGACCGTCGGCGCATGCCCGTGGGCGCGGTCGGCATCACCGGCGCCGTGGAACGGCTGGGCAGGGACGGTGAGGTGCGCCCCGAACTGATCGCCGCGGTGCGCGACTGCGCCCGCGCGGTGTCGCGGGACCTGGGCGCCGGGCGCTTCTGA
- the metH gene encoding methionine synthase — translation MASVPPTPSADSRTRVSALREALATRVVVADGAMGTMLQAQEPTLEDFENLEGCNEILNITRPDIVRSVHEEYFDAGVDCVETNTFGANHSAMSEYDIPERVYELSEAGARIARETADAFAGRDGRTRWVLGSIGPGTKLPTLGHIAYGTLRDGFQANAEGLLAGGADALIVETTQDLLQTKSSVLGAKRAMEATGVHVPLLVSMAFETTGTMLLGSEIGAALTALEPLGIDMIGLNCSTGPAEMSEHLRYLARHSRTPLLCMPNAGLPILTKDGAHFPLDAEGLADAQDTFVTDYGLNLVGGCCGTTPEHLRQLVERVRGASPAERSPRPEPGAASLYQTVSFRQDTAYMAIGERTNANGSKKFREAMLEGRWDDCVEMARDQIREGAHMLDLCVDYVGRDGVADMDELAGRFATASTLPIVLDSTEVPVIQAGLERLGGRAVINSVNYEDGDGPESRFAKVTALAREHGAALIALTIDEEGQARTVETKVAIAERLIEDLTTNWGIQESDILIDTLTFTICTGQEESRGDGVATIGAIRELKRRRPDVQTTLGLSNISFGLNPAARILLNSVFLDECVKAGLDSAIVHASKILPIARFSEEEVTTALDLIYDRRREGYDPLQKLMALFEGATTKSLKAGKAEELAALPLDERLKRRIIDGEKNGLDADLAEALRSRPALDIVNETLLDGMKVVGELFGSGQMQLPFVLQSAEVMKTAVAYLEPHMEKSDAEGKGTIVLATVRGDVHDIGKNLVDIILSNNGYNVVNLGIKQPVSAILEAAQEHRADVIGMSGLLVKSTVIMKENLEELNQRKMAADYPVILGGAALTRAYVEQDLHEIYQGEVRYARDAFEGLRLMDALIGVKRGLPGAKLPELKQRRVRPSATVVEAEERPQEGHVRSDVATDNPVPRPPFEGTRVIKGIQLKEYAAWLDEGALFKGQWGLKQTRAGDGPSYEELVETEGRPRLRGLLDKLQTDNLLEAAVVYGYFPCVSKDDDLIVLDEQGNERTRFTFPRQRRGRRLCLADFFRPEESGETDVVGFQVVTVGSRIGEETARLFEANSYRDYLELHGLSVQLAEALAEYWHARVRAELGFAGEDPADVEDMFALKYRGARFSLGYGACPDLEDRAKIAELLRPERIGVHLSEEFQLHPEQSTDAIVIHHPEAKYFNAR, via the coding sequence ATGGCCTCTGTGCCGCCGACCCCTTCCGCCGACAGCCGGACCCGTGTGTCCGCGCTCCGAGAGGCCCTGGCCACCCGTGTGGTGGTGGCCGACGGAGCCATGGGCACCATGCTCCAGGCCCAGGAGCCCACCCTCGAGGACTTCGAGAACCTCGAGGGCTGCAACGAGATCCTCAACATCACCCGTCCGGACATCGTCCGCTCCGTGCACGAGGAGTACTTCGACGCGGGCGTGGACTGCGTCGAGACCAACACGTTCGGCGCAAACCACTCGGCCATGTCCGAGTACGACATCCCCGAGCGGGTGTACGAGCTGTCCGAGGCCGGCGCCCGCATCGCCCGTGAGACCGCCGACGCCTTCGCCGGACGCGACGGACGCACCCGCTGGGTACTGGGCTCGATCGGCCCCGGCACCAAGCTGCCCACCCTCGGCCACATCGCCTACGGCACCCTGCGCGACGGCTTCCAGGCCAACGCGGAGGGCCTCCTCGCCGGCGGTGCGGACGCCCTGATCGTGGAGACCACCCAGGACCTCCTCCAGACGAAGTCGTCGGTCCTGGGCGCCAAGCGCGCGATGGAGGCGACCGGCGTCCACGTGCCGCTGCTGGTGTCGATGGCGTTCGAGACGACCGGCACCATGCTGCTCGGCTCGGAGATCGGCGCGGCCCTCACCGCCCTCGAACCGCTCGGCATCGACATGATCGGCCTGAACTGCTCGACGGGCCCGGCCGAGATGAGCGAGCACCTGCGCTATCTGGCCCGCCACTCCCGCACCCCGCTGCTGTGCATGCCGAACGCCGGTCTGCCGATCCTCACCAAGGACGGCGCGCACTTCCCGCTCGACGCCGAGGGCCTGGCCGACGCCCAGGACACCTTCGTGACCGACTACGGGCTGAACCTCGTCGGCGGCTGCTGCGGTACGACGCCCGAGCACCTGAGGCAGCTCGTGGAGCGGGTCCGCGGAGCCTCGCCCGCCGAGCGCAGCCCCCGGCCCGAGCCGGGCGCCGCCTCGCTCTACCAGACCGTGTCGTTCCGCCAGGACACCGCGTACATGGCCATCGGTGAGCGCACCAACGCCAACGGCTCGAAGAAGTTCCGCGAGGCCATGCTGGAGGGCCGCTGGGACGACTGCGTCGAGATGGCCCGCGACCAGATCCGCGAGGGCGCGCACATGCTCGACCTGTGCGTCGACTACGTCGGCCGCGACGGCGTCGCCGACATGGACGAGCTGGCCGGCCGCTTCGCCACCGCCTCCACCCTGCCGATCGTCCTGGACTCCACCGAGGTCCCGGTCATTCAGGCGGGCCTGGAACGGCTCGGCGGGCGCGCGGTCATCAACTCCGTGAACTACGAGGACGGCGACGGACCCGAGTCCCGCTTCGCCAAGGTCACCGCGCTGGCCAGGGAGCACGGTGCCGCGCTGATCGCGCTGACCATCGACGAGGAGGGCCAGGCCCGTACCGTCGAGACGAAGGTCGCCATCGCCGAGCGCCTCATCGAGGACCTGACGACGAACTGGGGCATCCAGGAGTCGGACATCCTCATCGACACCCTGACCTTCACCATCTGCACCGGCCAGGAGGAGTCCCGGGGCGACGGCGTCGCCACCATCGGGGCGATCCGCGAGCTCAAGCGCCGCCGGCCCGACGTGCAGACCACCCTCGGCCTGTCGAACATCTCCTTCGGCCTCAACCCGGCCGCCCGCATCCTGCTCAACTCCGTCTTCCTCGACGAGTGCGTGAAGGCGGGCCTGGACTCGGCGATCGTCCACGCGTCGAAGATCCTCCCCATCGCCCGCTTCAGCGAGGAGGAGGTGACCACAGCCCTCGACCTGATCTACGACCGCCGGCGCGAGGGCTACGACCCCCTCCAGAAGCTGATGGCGCTGTTCGAGGGCGCCACCACCAAGTCCCTCAAGGCCGGCAAGGCCGAGGAGCTGGCCGCGCTGCCGCTGGACGAGCGCCTCAAGCGCCGGATCATCGACGGCGAGAAGAACGGCCTGGACGCCGACCTCGCCGAGGCGCTCCGGTCCCGCCCCGCCCTGGACATCGTCAACGAGACCCTCCTGGACGGCATGAAGGTGGTCGGCGAGCTGTTCGGCTCCGGCCAGATGCAGCTGCCGTTCGTGCTCCAGTCCGCCGAGGTCATGAAGACCGCGGTCGCCTATCTCGAGCCGCACATGGAGAAGTCGGACGCCGAGGGCAAGGGCACCATCGTCCTGGCCACCGTGCGCGGCGACGTCCACGACATCGGCAAGAACCTCGTCGACATCATCCTGTCCAACAACGGCTACAACGTCGTCAACCTCGGCATCAAACAGCCGGTCTCCGCGATCCTGGAGGCCGCCCAGGAGCACCGGGCCGACGTCATCGGCATGTCGGGCCTGCTGGTCAAGTCCACGGTGATCATGAAGGAGAACCTGGAGGAACTGAACCAGCGCAAGATGGCCGCCGACTACCCGGTCATCCTCGGCGGCGCCGCCCTGACCAGGGCCTACGTCGAGCAGGACCTGCACGAGATCTACCAGGGCGAGGTCCGCTACGCCCGCGACGCCTTCGAGGGCCTGCGTCTGATGGACGCCCTGATCGGCGTCAAGCGGGGCCTGCCCGGCGCGAAGCTGCCCGAGCTGAAGCAGCGCCGGGTCCGCCCGAGCGCCACCGTCGTCGAAGCCGAGGAACGCCCGCAGGAGGGCCACGTCCGGTCCGACGTGGCCACCGACAACCCCGTCCCCCGGCCGCCGTTCGAGGGCACCCGGGTCATCAAGGGCATCCAGCTCAAGGAGTACGCGGCCTGGCTGGACGAGGGCGCCCTCTTCAAGGGCCAGTGGGGCCTGAAGCAGACCCGCGCCGGCGACGGGCCGAGCTACGAGGAACTCGTCGAGACCGAGGGCCGCCCGCGGCTGCGCGGCCTGCTCGACAAACTCCAGACCGACAACCTCCTGGAAGCGGCCGTCGTCTACGGCTACTTCCCCTGCGTGTCCAAGGACGACGACCTGATCGTCCTGGACGAGCAGGGCAACGAACGCACCCGCTTCACCTTCCCCCGCCAGCGCCGCGGCCGCCGTCTCTGCCTGGCCGACTTCTTCCGCCCCGAGGAGTCGGGGGAGACGGACGTCGTCGGCTTCCAGGTCGTCACCGTCGGCTCCCGCATCGGGGAGGAGACCGCCCGGCTCTTCGAGGCGAACTCCTACCGCGACTACCTAGAGCTGCACGGCCTGTCGGTACAGCTGGCCGAAGCCCTCGCCGAGTACTGGCACGCGCGGGTGCGCGCCGAACTCGGCTTCGCCGGCGAGGACCCGGCCGACGTCGAGGACATGTTCGCCCTCAAGTACCGCGGCGCCCGCTTCTCCCTGGGCTACGGCGCCTGCCCCGACCTGGAGGACCGCGCGAAGATCGCCGAGCTGCTCCGGCCCGAGCGGATCGGGGTCCACCTCTCGGAGGAGTTCCAGCTCCACCCCGAGCAGTCCACGGACGCCATCGTGATCCACCATCCCGAGGCGAAGTACTTCAACGCACGGTGA
- a CDS encoding HAD family hydrolase, with translation MTSTVPAPLTRTAEGSALEAVLLDMDGTLVDTEGFWWDVEVEIFAGLGHTLDDSWRHVVVGGPMTRSVGFLIEATGADIALADLAVLLNQGFEDRIARALPLMPGAARLLAELAEHEVPTALVSASHRRIIDRVLASLGAENFRLSVAGDEVARTKPYPDPYLFAAAGLGVDPVRCAVIEDTATGVASAEAAGCHVVAVPSVAPITPSRRRTVVPSLEQVDLAFLRDLMPLR, from the coding sequence ATGACCAGCACGGTTCCCGCGCCACTCACCCGCACGGCCGAAGGCTCCGCCCTGGAGGCCGTGCTGCTCGACATGGACGGCACCCTGGTGGACACCGAGGGTTTCTGGTGGGACGTCGAGGTCGAGATCTTCGCCGGCCTGGGCCACACCCTCGACGACTCGTGGCGTCACGTCGTGGTCGGCGGACCGATGACCCGCAGCGTCGGGTTCCTGATCGAGGCGACCGGGGCCGACATCGCCCTCGCCGACCTCGCCGTCCTGCTCAACCAGGGGTTCGAGGACCGCATCGCCCGGGCCCTGCCCCTGATGCCCGGAGCCGCCCGGCTGCTCGCCGAGCTGGCCGAGCACGAGGTCCCCACCGCCCTCGTCTCCGCCTCCCACCGGCGCATCATCGACCGCGTCCTCGCCTCGCTGGGTGCCGAGAACTTCCGCCTGAGCGTGGCGGGCGACGAGGTCGCGCGGACGAAGCCCTACCCCGACCCCTACCTCTTCGCGGCCGCCGGACTCGGCGTGGACCCGGTGAGATGCGCCGTCATCGAGGACACCGCGACCGGGGTCGCCTCGGCCGAGGCGGCGGGCTGCCATGTCGTGGCGGTGCCTTCCGTGGCGCCGATCACGCCGTCCCGCCGACGCACCGTCGTCCCCTCGCTGGAACAGGTCGACCTGGCATTCCTGCGGGACCTGATGCCGCTCCGATGA
- a CDS encoding ABC transporter substrate-binding protein, whose protein sequence is MNRKTLVLPAVVSLLAPVLAACGASDGGSGSGDAIVMGTTDRFTATKDAPAPLDPAYSYDVGTWNILRQTVQTLMIQPKGEGEPVPEAAQSCGFTDTGNERYACKLRSGLKFANGDAVTAKDVKFSIERARTIKADSGVFALLSTIDTIETQGDNEVIFHLKTADATFPFKLSTPVAGIVNPDDYEKNKLRDGFEVDGSGPYTLKAETDGDEMTKAVFTKNPNYKGTLEVNNGQVDMVSYEDADAMDTALEKGDIDLMTRTMSPEQIQKLSESSATGDIGLVELNGLEIRYLAFDTTDPSVKSKAVRQAMAQVVNRSALVSEVYGTQAEPLYSLVPATITGHSNSFFNTYGDPNVTKAKALLADADITAPVKLTLNYTTDHYGPATKQEFEVLKKQLNDSGLFDVSIKGSPWETFVPAERKGEYAVYGMGWFPDFPDADNFVAPFLDADNFLKSPYANKTIIDNLIPASRREADRLSAAKNLTEIQDIVAKDVPILPLWQGKQYVAANNDVTGTAYVLNSSATLQLWELGRGVSN, encoded by the coding sequence ATGAACCGCAAGACTTTGGTGCTGCCGGCCGTGGTGAGTCTGCTCGCGCCCGTACTCGCCGCCTGCGGCGCGTCCGACGGCGGAAGCGGCAGTGGGGACGCCATCGTCATGGGCACCACCGACCGGTTCACCGCCACCAAGGACGCCCCGGCGCCGCTCGACCCGGCGTACTCCTACGACGTCGGCACCTGGAACATCCTGCGCCAGACCGTGCAGACCCTGATGATCCAGCCCAAGGGCGAGGGCGAACCCGTCCCGGAGGCGGCCCAGAGCTGCGGATTCACCGACACCGGCAACGAGCGCTACGCCTGCAAGCTGCGCAGCGGCCTGAAGTTCGCCAACGGCGACGCCGTCACCGCCAAGGACGTCAAGTTCTCCATCGAGCGCGCCCGCACCATCAAGGCCGACTCCGGCGTCTTCGCCCTGCTCTCGACGATCGACACCATCGAGACGCAGGGTGACAACGAAGTCATCTTCCACCTCAAGACCGCCGACGCCACTTTCCCCTTCAAGTTGTCGACTCCGGTCGCCGGCATCGTCAACCCCGACGACTACGAGAAGAACAAGCTGCGCGACGGTTTCGAGGTCGACGGCTCCGGCCCGTACACCCTCAAGGCCGAGACCGACGGCGACGAGATGACCAAGGCCGTGTTCACCAAGAACCCCAACTACAAGGGGACCCTGGAGGTGAACAACGGCCAGGTCGACATGGTCTCCTACGAGGACGCCGACGCCATGGACACCGCCCTCGAGAAGGGCGACATCGACCTGATGACGCGCACCATGTCGCCGGAGCAGATCCAGAAGCTCTCCGAGTCCTCCGCGACCGGGGACATCGGCCTCGTCGAGCTGAACGGCCTCGAGATCCGCTACCTGGCCTTCGACACCACCGACCCGTCGGTCAAGTCCAAGGCCGTGCGCCAGGCGATGGCCCAGGTCGTCAACCGCAGCGCGCTGGTCTCCGAGGTGTACGGCACCCAGGCCGAGCCCCTGTACTCGCTGGTCCCGGCCACCATCACCGGCCACTCCAACTCGTTCTTCAACACCTATGGCGACCCGAACGTCACCAAGGCCAAGGCCCTGCTGGCCGACGCGGACATCACCGCCCCGGTGAAGCTGACGCTGAACTACACGACCGACCACTACGGTCCGGCCACCAAGCAGGAGTTCGAGGTGCTGAAGAAGCAGCTCAACGACAGCGGCCTGTTCGACGTCAGCATCAAGGGGTCTCCCTGGGAGACGTTCGTCCCGGCCGAGCGCAAGGGCGAGTACGCCGTCTACGGCATGGGCTGGTTCCCCGACTTCCCCGACGCGGACAACTTCGTCGCCCCGTTCCTCGACGCGGACAACTTCCTCAAGTCGCCGTACGCCAACAAGACCATCATCGACAACCTGATCCCGGCCTCCCGCCGCGAGGCCGACCGCCTCAGCGCCGCCAAGAACCTCACCGAGATCCAGGACATCGTCGCCAAGGACGTTCCCATCCTGCCGCTGTGGCAGGGCAAGCAGTACGTCGCCGCCAACAACGACGTGACCGGCACGGCCTACGTGCTGAACTCCTCCGCGACCCTCCAGCTGTGGGAGCTCGGCCGCGGTGTGAGCAACTGA
- a CDS encoding ABC transporter substrate-binding protein, producing the protein MNLRNQWPVLPIVAGLALGLLTGCGTQSGGSGGDASSLVLGMSDDVLATDPASGYDPGSWLLFNNVFQSLLSFPTGGTEPRPDAARECSFTDTRTQVYTCTLKDGLKFSNGDPLTSEDVKFSFDRMLKIDDDAGPALMFPMLDKVETPDAKTVVFRLAVPDATFPSKIASGAGSIVDHRQYDADHLREDGGAVGSGPYKLDSFGDDEAVFSVNDSYRGSADAAKNTGITLKFFGGDQKALRQALLANEIDIAYRGLTSADVADIQRSTDDTGAKVVEGSSAEVQHLVFNMDDPVAGKLGVRRAIAHLIDREALIRDVYEGTADPLYSIVPAGIAGHNTAFFDRYGARPSRSAAAAALADEGITGKVKLTLWSTPTRYGPATDQELRAVAAQLDASGLFDADVKSVAYGQYEKDIAAGKYGVYVKGWVPDYPDADNFTSPFFGKGNVLGNNFADTAITGTLIPRTAAQVDRTATDADYAELQNIVAARLPVLPLWQAKQYAVVGEHVYGLENCLDASTVFRFWELSKS; encoded by the coding sequence GTGAATCTGCGTAACCAGTGGCCGGTCCTGCCGATCGTGGCGGGACTGGCCCTCGGCCTGTTGACCGGCTGCGGCACCCAGAGCGGAGGATCCGGCGGCGACGCCTCCTCCCTGGTCCTCGGGATGTCCGACGACGTCCTCGCCACCGACCCCGCCTCCGGCTACGACCCGGGCTCCTGGCTGCTGTTCAACAACGTCTTCCAGTCACTGCTGAGCTTCCCCACCGGCGGCACGGAACCCCGGCCGGACGCGGCCCGGGAGTGCTCCTTCACCGACACGCGGACCCAGGTCTACACGTGCACCCTGAAGGACGGCCTGAAGTTCAGCAACGGCGACCCGCTCACCTCCGAGGACGTCAAGTTCTCCTTCGACCGCATGCTGAAGATCGACGACGACGCCGGCCCGGCCCTCATGTTCCCCATGCTCGACAAGGTGGAGACACCCGACGCCAAGACCGTCGTCTTCAGGCTCGCGGTCCCCGACGCCACCTTCCCGAGCAAGATCGCCTCGGGTGCCGGCTCCATCGTCGACCACCGGCAGTACGACGCCGACCACCTGCGCGAGGACGGCGGAGCCGTCGGCTCCGGCCCCTACAAGCTGGACTCCTTCGGCGACGACGAGGCCGTCTTCTCCGTCAACGACAGCTACCGGGGCAGCGCCGACGCAGCCAAGAACACCGGCATCACCCTCAAGTTCTTCGGCGGCGACCAGAAGGCCCTCAGGCAGGCCCTGCTCGCGAACGAGATCGACATCGCCTACCGGGGCCTCACCTCCGCCGACGTCGCCGACATCCAGCGCAGCACCGACGACACCGGCGCCAAGGTCGTCGAGGGCAGCAGCGCCGAGGTCCAGCACCTCGTCTTCAACATGGACGACCCGGTCGCCGGGAAGCTCGGCGTGCGCCGGGCCATCGCCCACCTGATCGACCGCGAAGCCCTGATCAGGGACGTCTACGAGGGCACCGCCGACCCGCTCTACTCGATCGTCCCGGCCGGGATCGCGGGCCACAACACCGCCTTCTTCGACCGCTACGGCGCCCGCCCCTCCCGGTCCGCTGCCGCCGCCGCGCTCGCCGACGAGGGCATCACCGGCAAGGTGAAACTCACCCTCTGGTCCACCCCGACCCGCTACGGCCCTGCCACCGACCAGGAACTGAGGGCCGTCGCGGCCCAGCTCGACGCGAGCGGCCTGTTCGACGCCGACGTGAAGTCCGTCGCCTACGGCCAGTACGAGAAGGACATCGCCGCCGGCAAGTACGGCGTCTACGTGAAGGGCTGGGTGCCCGACTACCCGGACGCCGACAACTTCACCTCGCCCTTCTTCGGCAAGGGCAACGTGCTCGGCAACAACTTCGCCGACACCGCCATCACCGGCACGCTCATCCCGCGCACTGCCGCCCAGGTCGACCGCACCGCAACCGACGCGGACTACGCGGAGCTCCAGAACATCGTCGCCGCGCGACTGCCCGTCCTGCCGCTCTGGCAGGCCAAGCAGTACGCGGTCGTCGGCGAGCACGTCTACGGCCTGGAGAACTGCCTGGACGCCTCCACGGTGTTCCGCTTCTGGGAACTCAGCAAGAGCTGA
- a CDS encoding response regulator transcription factor, translated as MAIRVLLVDDQPLLRTGFRMILEAEQDLAVVGEAGDGLQALDQVRALQPDVVLMDIRMPRMDGVEATRQITGPGRDGPAKVLVLTTFDLDEYVVEALRAGASGFLLKDAPANELVQAIRVVAAGEALLAPSITRRLLDKYATHLPSGDDPVPDTLHTLTDREVEVLKLVARGLSNAEIAADLFVSETTVKTHVGHVLTKLGLRDRVQAAVYAYESGLVRPGAQ; from the coding sequence GTGGCCATCCGCGTCCTACTGGTCGACGACCAGCCGCTGCTGCGCACCGGCTTCCGGATGATCCTGGAGGCCGAGCAGGATCTCGCGGTCGTAGGCGAGGCCGGAGACGGCCTTCAGGCTCTCGACCAGGTGCGGGCGTTGCAGCCCGATGTGGTGCTGATGGACATCCGCATGCCGCGGATGGACGGGGTGGAGGCGACCCGGCAGATCACCGGACCGGGGCGGGACGGGCCCGCGAAGGTGCTGGTGCTGACCACCTTCGACCTCGACGAGTACGTGGTGGAGGCCCTGCGGGCCGGGGCGAGCGGGTTCCTGCTGAAGGACGCGCCCGCCAATGAACTGGTGCAGGCGATCCGGGTGGTGGCCGCGGGTGAGGCCCTGCTGGCGCCGAGCATCACACGCAGGCTGCTCGACAAGTACGCCACGCATCTGCCGTCCGGTGACGATCCGGTGCCGGACACGCTGCACACCCTGACGGACCGTGAGGTGGAGGTGCTGAAGCTGGTGGCGCGGGGGTTGTCGAACGCCGAGATCGCCGCCGACCTGTTCGTCAGCGAGACCACGGTGAAAACGCATGTGGGGCACGTGCTGACCAAGTTGGGGCTGCGGGACCGGGTGCAGGCCGCGGTGTACGCGTACGAGAGCGGTCTGGTGCGTCCCGGCGCGCAGTAG
- a CDS encoding RecB family exonuclease, with protein MESSSEGVARTGDGGVGEDPAPTVPAPMEAGVPEAGVPEAGVPQTVAVETGAVESVGPESVVAAVAAMAPAPRSPSAPASLSPSRAGDFMQCPLLYRFRVIDRLPEKPSPAATKGTLVHAVLERLFDAPAAERTAPRAKSLIPGQWDRLRETRPEVGELFADDPEGERLAGWLVEAERLVERWFTLEDPTRLEPAERELFVEAELESGLRLRGIIDRVDVAPTGEVRIVDYKTGKAPRAEYADGALFQMKFYALVVWRLKNVVPRRLQLVYLGSGDVLTYDPVLADLERVERKLLALWDAIRLATETGEWRPRPTKLCGWCDHQAHCPEFGGTPPPYPLPVTLPVRAAESEDEAQGRMGPG; from the coding sequence ATGGAGAGCAGCAGCGAGGGCGTCGCCCGGACGGGCGACGGCGGTGTCGGGGAGGATCCGGCGCCCACCGTTCCGGCACCTATGGAGGCGGGCGTCCCTGAGGCGGGCGTCCCTGAGGCGGGCGTCCCGCAGACGGTTGCGGTGGAGACGGGCGCGGTGGAGTCGGTCGGGCCGGAGTCGGTGGTCGCGGCCGTCGCCGCCATGGCCCCCGCCCCGCGCTCGCCCTCGGCTCCCGCCTCGCTCTCGCCCTCGCGCGCCGGTGACTTCATGCAGTGCCCGCTGTTGTACCGGTTCCGGGTGATCGACCGGCTGCCCGAGAAGCCGAGCCCGGCGGCCACGAAGGGCACCTTGGTGCACGCGGTCCTCGAGCGGCTGTTCGACGCCCCGGCGGCCGAGCGGACCGCGCCGCGGGCCAAGTCCCTGATCCCGGGCCAGTGGGACCGGCTGCGGGAGACGCGGCCCGAAGTCGGGGAGCTGTTCGCCGACGACCCGGAGGGCGAGCGGCTGGCCGGCTGGTTGGTCGAGGCGGAGCGGCTGGTCGAGCGCTGGTTCACGCTGGAGGATCCGACACGGCTGGAGCCCGCCGAGCGGGAGCTGTTCGTCGAGGCGGAGCTGGAGTCGGGGCTGCGGTTGCGCGGGATCATCGACCGGGTCGATGTGGCGCCCACCGGCGAGGTGCGGATCGTCGACTACAAGACGGGCAAGGCGCCCCGGGCGGAGTACGCCGACGGCGCGCTGTTCCAGATGAAGTTCTACGCCCTCGTGGTGTGGCGGCTGAAGAACGTCGTGCCGCGGCGGCTTCAACTCGTGTACCTGGGCAGCGGCGATGTGCTGACGTACGACCCGGTCCTGGCCGATCTGGAGCGCGTGGAGCGCAAGTTGCTCGCGCTCTGGGACGCGATCCGGCTGGCTACGGAGACGGGCGAGTGGCGGCCCCGGCCGACCAAGCTGTGCGGCTGGTGCGACCACCAGGCACACTGCCCGGAGTTCGGCGGTACTCCCCCGCCGTACCCGCTTCCGGTGACGCTGCCGGTGAGGGCGGCGGAGTCCGAGGACGAGGCGCAGGGCAGAATGGGGCCGGGCTAG